In Oryza brachyantha chromosome 1, ObraRS2, whole genome shotgun sequence, the following are encoded in one genomic region:
- the LOC102700379 gene encoding sugar transport protein MST7, whose translation MEITGGADGAPKHYPGKMTTYVFLACLVASSGGLIFGYDIGISGGVTSMDPFLIKFFPSVYAKEKEVVDTNQYCKFDSELLTLFTSSLYLAALVASLFASDITRKFGRKMTMLAGGFIFLVGAILNGAAMNVAMLIVGRILLGIGVGCSIQAVPLYLSEMAPAKLRGMLNICFQLMITVGILFANLINYFTDKIAGGWGWRVSLGLAAVPAVIMAVGSIFLPDTPNSLLARGKVIEARDMLRRIRGTEDIGPEYDDLMNASYATKAIVNPWSTLLERRYRPQLVMSLLIPTLQQLTGINVVMFYAPVLFKTIGFGGTASLMSAVITGLVNMVATFVSIATVDRLGRRKLFMQGGIQMIIAQLILGTLIAIKFGTDGVANISKGYAIVVVLCICVFVSAFAWSWGPLGWLVPSEIFPLEIRSAAQSVVVVFNMAFTFIIAQVFLMMLCHLKFGLFFFFGACELVMTAFVYFFLPETKGIPIEEMDRIWGQHWYWRRFVGAGGNRVMQMTSTNV comes from the exons ATGGAgatcaccggcggcgccgatggCGCGCCGAAGCACTACCCGGGAAAGATGACCACCTACGTCTTCCTCGCCTgcctcgtcgcctcctccggcggccTCATCTTCGGCTACGACATCGGCATCTCCG GTGGCGTGACGTCGATGGACCCGTTCCTGATCAAGTTCTTCCCGTCGGTGTACGCCAAGGAGAAGGAGGTGGTGGACACGAACCAGTACTGCAAGTTCGACAGCGAGCTGCTCACGCTCTTCACCTCGTCGCTCTacctcgccgcgctcgtcgcctcgcTCTTCGCCTCCGACATCACCAGGAAGTTCGGCCGCAAGATGACCATGCTCGCCGGCGGCTTCATCTTCCTCGTCGGCGCCATCCTCAACGGAGCCGCCATGAACGTCGCCATGCTCATCGTCGGCCGCATCTTGCTCGGCATCGGCGTCGGCTGCAGCATCCAG GCTGTGCCGCTGTACCTGTCGGAGATGGCGCCGGCGAAGCTGCGGGGGATGCTGAACATCTGCTTCCAGCTCATGATCACCGTCGGCATCCTCTTCGCCAACCTCATCAACTACTTCACCGACAAGATCGCCGGCGGCTGGGGCTGGCGCGTcagcctcggcctcgccgccgtcccggcCGTCATCATGGCCGTCGGCTCCATCTTCCTCCCCGACACACCCAACTCGCTCCTCGCCCGCGGCAAGGTAATCGAGGCCCGCGACATGCTCCGCCGAATCCGAGGGACCGAGGACATCGGCCCGGAGTACGACGACCTCATGAACGCCAGCTACGCCACCAAGGCCATCGTGAACCCGTGGAGCACGCTCCTCGAGCGCCGGTACCGGCCGCAGCTGGTGATGTCCCTGCTGATCCCGACGCTGCAGCAGCTCACCGGCATCAACGTCGTGATGTTCTACGCGCCCGTGCTGTTCAAGACCATCGGCTTCGGCGGCACGGCCTCGCTCATGTCCGCCGTCATCACCGGCCTCGTCAACATGGTCGCCACCTTCGTCTCCATCGCCACCGTCgaccgcctcggccgccgcaaGCTCTTCATGCAGGGCGGCATCCAAATGATCATCGCGCAG CTCATTCTTGGGACGCTCATCGCCATCAAGTTCGGGACCGACGGCGTTGCCAACATCTCGAAGGGCTACGCCATCGTGGTGGTGCTGTGCATCTGCGTGTTCGTGTCGGCGTTCGCGTGGTCGTGGGGCCCGCTGGGGTGGCTGGTGCCCAGCGAGATCTTCCCGCTGGAGATCCGGTCGGCGGCGCAGAGCGTGGTGGTCGTCTTCAACATGGCCTTCACCTTCATCATCGCGCAGGTCTTCCTGATGATGCTGTGCCACCTCAAGTTCgggctcttcttcttcttcggcgCCTGCGAGCTCGTCATGACGGCGTTCGTCTACTTCTTCCTGCCGGAGACGAAGGGGATCCCCATCGAGGAGATGGACAGGATCTGGGGGCAGCACTGGTACTGGAGGCGgttcgtcggcgccggcggcaaccGGGTTATGCAGATGACCTCCACCAACGTCTGA
- the LOC102700936 gene encoding secretory carrier-associated membrane protein 5, producing MDYRSKSYAGGRTNMQIEPYRGGGGAADLRSYSYSGARGGGGGAAGSYQYQYEYGGGGGGSKVGYWGSVAEERPAEAAEAKRSKSKRRWLALADPDMERKRRVASYKAYSVEGKVKGSFRKSFKWIKDRYLHLVYGWS from the coding sequence atgGACTACCGCTCCAAGTCGTACGCCGGCGGGCGGACGAACATGCAGATAGAGCCctaccgcggcggcgggggcgcggcGGACCTCCGGTCCTACTCGTACAGCGGCGCcagaggcggtggcggtggcgcggcggggTCTTACCAGTACCAGTACGAgtacggcggtggcggcggagggagcaAGGTGGGGTACTGGGGGTCCGTGGCGGAGGAGCGGCCGGctgaggcggcggaggcgaagaggAGCAAGTCGAAGCGGCGGTGGCTGGCGCTGGCGGACCCGGACATGGAGCGGAAGCGGCGGGTGGCGTCGTACAAGGCCTACTCCGTGGAAGGGAAGGTGAAGGGCTCCTTCCGCAAGAGCTTCAAGTGGATCAAGGATCGCTACCTCCACCTCGTCTATGGCTGGTCCTAG
- the LOC102700658 gene encoding sugar transport protein MST8 — protein sequence MAGGAMTDTGGAHKNYPGKMTIFVFLACLVASSGGLIFGYDIGISGGVTSMDPFLIKFFPSVYAKEKEMVETNQYCKFDSELLTLFTSSLYLAALVASLFASVITRKFGRRMTMLGGGVIFLVGAILNGAAADVAMLIIGRILLGIGVGFSNQAVPLYLSEMAPARMRGMLNISFQLMITVGILAANLINYFTDKIAGGWGWRVSLGLAAVPAFIMSGGSLFLPDTPNSLLARGKEDEARTMLRRIRGTNDVGPEYDDLVAASEASKAIVNPWSTLLERRYRPQLVMSLLIPTLQQLTGINVVMFYAPVLFKTIGFGGTASLMSAVITGLVNMVATFVSIATVDRLGRRKLLLQGGVQMIIAQLILGTLIAIKFGTAGVANISRTYAIVVVLCICVFVSAFAWSWGPLGWLVPSEIFPLEIRSAAQSVVVVFNMLFTFIIAQVFLMMLCHLKFGLFYFFGACELVMTAFVYFFLPETKGIPIEEMDRIWGKHWYWRRFVDGDGDRKVEMAASTV from the exons ATGGCCGGCGGCGCTATGACCGACACCGGTGGGGCGCACAAGAACTACCCGGGGAAGATGACCAtcttcgtcttcctcgcctgcctcgtcgcctcctccggcggccTCATCTTCGGCTACGACATCGGCATTTCAG GCGGCGTGACGTCGATGGACCCGTTCCTGATCAAGTTCTTCCCGTCGGTGTACGCCAAGGAGAAGGAGATGGTGGAGACGAATCAGTACTGCAAGTTCGACAGCGAGCTGCTGACTCTCTTCACCTCGTCGCTGTacctcgccgcgctcgtcgcctcgcTCTTCGCCTCCGTCATCACCAGGAAGTTCGGCCGCAGGATGACcatgctcggcggcggcgtcatcTTCCTCGTCGGCGCCATCCTCAacggagccgccgccgacgtcgccatGCTCATCATCGGCCGCATCCTCCTCGGCATCGGCGTCGGCTTCAGCAACCAG GCTGTGCCGCTGTACTTGTCGGagatggcgccggcgaggatgcGCGGCATGCTCAACATCAGCTTCCAGCTCATGATCACCGTCGGCATCCTCGCCGCCAACCTCATCAACTACTTCACCGACAAGATCGCCGGCGGCTGGGGCTGGCGCGTcagcctcggcctcgccgccgtcccggcCTTCATCATGTCCGGCGGATCCCTCTTCCTCCCCGACACCCCCAACTCGCTCCTCGCCCGCGGGAAGGAGGACGAGGCGCGCACCATGCTCCGCCGCATCCGGGGCACCAACGACGTCGGCCCGGAGTACGAcgacctcgtcgccgccagcgaGGCGTCCAAGGCCATCGTGAACCCGTGGAGCACGCTCCTCGAGCGCCGGTACCGGCCGCAGCTGGTGATGTCCCTGCTGATCCCGACGCTGCAGCAGCTCACCGGCATCAACGTCGTGATGTTCTACGCGCCCGTGCTGTTCAAGACCATCGGCTTCGGCGGCACGGCCTCGCTCATGTCCGCCGTCATCACCGGCCTCGTCAACATGGTCGCCACCTTCGTCTCCATCGCCACCGTCgaccgcctcggccgccgcaaGCTGCTCCTTCAGGGCGGCGTCCAAATGATCATCGCACAG TTGATTCTTGGGACGCTGATCGCGATCAAGTTCGGGACGGCCGGCGTGGCGAACATCTCGCGGACGTACGCCATCGTGGTGGTGCTGTGCATCTGCGTGTTCGTGTCGGCGTTCGCGTGGTCGTGGGGGCCGCTGGGGTGGCTGGTGCCCAGCGAGATCTTCCCGCTGGAGATCCGGTCGGCAGCGCAGAGCGTGGTGGTCGTCTTCAACATGCTCTTCACCTTCATCATCGCGCAGGTGTTCCTGATGATGCTGTGCCACCTCAAGTTCGGCCTCTTCTACTTCTTCGGCGCCTGCGAGCTCGTCATGACGGCGTTCGTCTACTTCTTCCTGCCGGAGACGAAGGGGATCCCCATCGAGGAGATGGACAGGATCTGGGGCAAGCACTGGTACTGGAGACGgttcgtcgacggcgacggcgaccgcaAGGTCGAGATGGCCGCCTCCACAGTATGA
- the LOC102701212 gene encoding uncharacterized protein LOC102701212: MASAHSDPPDSGGAPPELLSLPVRVITEPGQLPVEFLEPSAAHKLVIGFDCEGVDLCRHGALCIMQLAFPNAVYLVDAIDGGKELIQACKPALESEYVTKVIHDCKRDSEALYFQFGIKLHNVMDTQIAYSLLEEQEGKKRAHDEYISFVHLLADPRYCGMPYPEKEEVRTLLRQDPNFWTNRPLSQMMMRAATDDVRFLLSIHEKMMEKLTKVSLWRLSVRSELYCRCFCINDNLYADWPPLPTVPDEIEPDVYVPEADILSVLDVPPGKMGRVIGRKGSSIMEVKQSCNVEIHIGGAKGPPDRVFIIGPVKEVRKAEAILRGRMLEF, from the exons ATGGCCTCCGCCCATTCCGACCCGCCCGACAGCGGCGGTGCTCCCCCAG AGCTCCTATCCCTGCCTGTGCGGGTCATTACTGAACCTGGTCAACTCCCAGTTGAGTTTCTTGAACCCTCTGCTGCCCACAAACTGGTGATTGGATTTGACTGTGAAGGTGTCGACCTTTGCCGCCATGGTGCTCTCTGTATCATGCAG CTTGCGTTTCCTAATGCTGTTTACTTAGTTGATGCTATTGATGGTGGGAAAGAACTTATTCAAGCTTGCAAACCAGCACTTGAGTCAGAGTATGTCACCAAAGTTATTCATGACTGCAAGAGGGACAGTGAG GCTCTATACTTTCAGTTTGGCATAAAATTGCATAATGTGATGGATACACAG ATCGCATATTCTCTGTTAGAGGAgcaggaagggaaaaagagagcaCATGATGAGTACATATCTTTTGTCCACCTCCTTGCTGATCCTCGATATTGTG GAATGCCATATCCTGAAAAGGAAGAAGTCCGTACCCTTCTAAGGCAG GATCCTAACTTTTGGACAAATAGGCCCTTGTCCCAAATGATGATGCGAGCAGCCACAGATGATGTCCGGTTCCTTCTCAGTATACATGAGAAAATGATGGAGAAGTTAACCAAAGTATCTTTATGGCGTCTGTCAGTTCGCAGTGAGCTATACTGCAGGTGCTTTTGCATAAATGACAACCTGTACGCAGATTGGCCACCTCTTCCAACTGTCCCTG ATGAAATTGAACCTGATGTTTATGTTCCTGAGGCGGATATCCTGTCAGTCTTGGATGTGCCTCCTGGCAAAATGGGGCGTGTAATTGGCAGAAAAGGATCATCGATAATGGAAGTGAAACAATCTTGCAA TGTTGAAATCCATATTGGTGGTGCCAAGGGACCTCCAGACAGG GTGTTCATCATTGGACCAGTGAAGGAAGTCAGAAAGGCGGAGGCTATCCTCCGGGGCCGCATGCTGGAGTTTTAG